A segment of the Lolium perenne isolate Kyuss_39 chromosome 3, Kyuss_2.0, whole genome shotgun sequence genome:
AGATCCGTATACCCGGGGTGCCCCAAGGGATTCAACTGTTTATTATTTTCTTACGCTAAGAATAAAGGATAATTTCATGCCGAAATTGTCGAATTTTTAGTTTTTGACATGACTTAGAAGGAAGCAATTGCGTACTTCTTTGAATTATTTCTTTGGAACATCTTGTCTCCCCTACGAGACCAAACAATAAACTATACAGAGTGTATGATAAAACAGACGTACAAAGGATATCATAAGGACTTCATGATAAACCATAGTGTACGATATGGCTAGCGTGTCAAGGAACACAAGGCTACATTACGGTTCGACCCGACTCACATGTATTCCTCATTGATGTAGGAGCAAAGTATGAGATGTGTATTGTTTTATTACACAAAAAAACCATTGAGATTAATAACGTTGTAGAAATGACTTGTATGAACTTAATGTATGCCAACAGAGCCAAAATCCGTGCACATAGGGTATGACAAGAATCTTATAGTAAAGCTTATTGTACAATATGGATACTTGCATAAGGACCACATGGCTTTAGGTGATGAACCGCATCCTTTATACATAGGCGAATCGTCGTCAACAGGATATCATAAGGACTTTATGATAAACAACAGTGTACGATATGGATGGCGTGTAAAAGACCACATGGCTACATTACTATTCGCCCCAACTCAGATGTATTGCTTGTTGATGTAGGAGCAAGGTCTCGGGTGTGTATTAATTTATTACAATAAGAAAAGCATTAAATTTAATAACATTCTAGAAATGACTAGTATGAAATTAATGTATGCAAAAACAAACTTGTCATACAGCCAAAACCGATTGTGTGTATGGAACGACAAGGACCTTATGGTAGATCTTAATGTAACATGTGACTAGTTTTCTTAAGGACCGCATGGCATTTGGCTTGAGGAACCGCATCCTTTATACAGAGTCGAATCGACGTCACGGCTATGTAACGCCCATATGTTTGTTTGTTATTATTTCTTACAGTAAGTGACGAGGcgattcctcggcaatgcccaccatgaggggtttgggttttagagaaaggcgacgatggaAATTCTGGGAGCGAgatggtacacgacgtacccaggttcacgtccccgcggtggaggatccctacgtcctGGCCTGTCTTCTCCACCTATGCCTACTATTCCCAACGCCACCTCACCACACGCCCTCGCACTCCTTCCTATCCGGCACCAGGGGCACCGCCGCAGTCCGTGTCCATCGTCTTCGTGGCCGTCTTGCAGGTCGTGTGCGTGGTGGCGTCGCTCTCAGAGCTTCTCCAACACACGTCGTGGGTGGCCATCTTGGCCTTTGGCTGGCGGCACGAGGGAAACAAGGCTGGCGACGCGCGCGGTGGACGGAAGGAGCAGTGCTGGGAACCTAGACGGTGGTCGGCAGGAACATGGATAGCGACCGCGGAGAAATTGGTCGGCGTCGCTAGGGGAACTAGGCCGGCGACGCGGGTGAAACTTGTTGGCGGCGTGTGTGGACTAGGCCGGCGGCTCGAGGGGAACCGGGCTAGTGCGCGTGGAACAATTGCGGGCGGTACGGGCGGCGCGGGCGGAATGGACCTGGCCGGCAGCGCGTGTATACGTATGAAAGGCAGTTCACTTCCAGAACATCACGAGATGCACCGTCACCGATGGCAGTGCAAAATATCGTATATGATACTTATTTTGAAGATCTCAATAAGTGAAAACGAAACGTTTTTTGAACACACCATTCGAAAGTTATTTTAGTTTCCGTAATCAGATTAAAAAAGAATAAAAGAAAGAAGCATGCAACGATGGTCTTAATCATGGTCAATTTTTTTCACGGGATCCACGGACTGGTCAGCTTTTGGCATGTGATACAGAAATTGGCGCCAGGACCTGCCCACTTTTTCTCTTCACGCCTCTCCCTGCACCCGGATAAGCTGCGATTTGACAGAGTATCTCTGCCCACTCTCTCTCATGCTATGCAGTTCTTCAGAAATTAGCCACATGGTACTTTAGAAATTAGGGAGTATTAGTATTAAAGCCGCACACACCCGAAGATTCCAAACAGGAACATGTGCTGGCCTACACCGAGCTCAGACGGGGGCATGTGCTGGCCTGAGCGTCCTGTACGTGGTCTGGCCCCATCCAAAGAGAATCTTCTGTCCAATACGTATGTTCAGAAAAGCTGCTATACTCTCAATACCAGGATATACGGATATATGCATGCAGTTTGGTCAACAGCTGACTCGAATCCCTAAGCAACATCAACGGCTGCGATATCACCTATGCCCCAGATCAGCTGTACAAACTGCGGGTCGGCAGATTAAGATCAGAATGGGGCCGATCTTCACTTTGGTCACCACGTGTCATGTCAGGTGTATCCTTGCAAGTCCCGTCGGTGCACTTCATCGTGCTCTCCCTCAAACTCACTTGTCCGATTCCTCCGTCACTGTTTCCCCAAATAAAGTTCTTGGATATCAAGAATTCTGTTTTCTCACCTCAAGTTTTTGCCATCCATGCTTATTGTTGAGATGGATTACGATGAGCCCGATTCGAAAGCACTTTTCGCGCTACCTGTACCTACATCTACATAGCTGCTAGAGAAGCTTCACAGAAGCTAGGTTCGCGCTTAATTAGACGTGCCGTATCCAGCAACAGCAAGCAAGGTACCTTTGCATGGCTGGCTTGGACGGTCTTTAATACGCTCCCTCCCTTGCATGTTCCCTCGTTCCATAGCTGAAACCTAGGCTGTCCTCATTATTCCGACCCGTCTGATCTGATGAGTTCCCCTCTGCTTTGCATCTCTCACGAATTTTTTTGCAGTCTTTATCCCTGCATGCTACTGATCGATGCGTGGCAGCTTGAGACACAAGGATGGATGATGACAGTACAGAAACTGCACCGTGACGCATAGATGCAGGTGGTTGCTTGCTCCCAGCCGAGTTTCCCGAATCTTTCATTGGGTTTTTGCTTTCTCCATTTAAGCTGAAACCAAGCTGAAACCAactggcgatttacacaaaaataaccattTTCTGAAGAAAAAAACAAAACATAGATTGATCCTCCGGCTAAACTATTTCACCGATCTAACTCTTTTGTGTGATGTCCCCTTCCATCGGCGCTACAATTACTGTGTGGTGCTCATGCGAGCGGTGCCACTCATCCATCCGACGTGGCGTGGTCGACGCTAACCagccgacgtggcaggatgtgtggcgcccttcatatcggcgccacacatccacttatgtgtggcgcccgcgcccgcccaGCCCAacactcttcttcttctcctcttcccTTTTCTCTGTTTGTgaagaaccgccgccgccgcctgcctcTCCTCCGTCCCCCCCACCAAATCTATCAAGTATTCGTCAGATCTGGCCGGCCAACTCCTTCCCCATCCATTCCTCAATgtattccccttcgattccctTCGATTCATCCTGTAGTGTTGGGGGATTTGgtagatttggatatgaaccctagacatggaaatttatgttggtggatttggatatgaaccataGATATGGAAATTAATGTTGGTGGAATCTACATTGTAGTCTATGTGTTTGAACCAAAGATTtattggaaccctagatatgaaattttacatgtatgtgttgaaaccctatgtatgtatgtgttgaaatgtctaATATTTGCTTAGCATAcattcaaatgtgttacatatgcctTGTATTTGCTTAGGAAATGCATtatattgtcttacatatgcctagtatttggttagaaataactcatatttgttaggaatggctcataatatggtgtattTGTTAAAAAAATTAGGATGGTGTATCTCACAGATCATGAGTATGACAGAGAACACCGGGCATATCATATGAAGGAAAGGGGGAAGGTACTAATATTTATTTTTGTTAACACATCTtgctttgaggaggatgaggaacgatgagccatcatcttcagaggaggaggagcaagagGTGCAGCAGGAAGAAGAGCGACGACGGCGGACGAAAAGGATGGCCGTCctctatgtcatttcgaaccatgtaTGAATCTATGTGCTACGATGTGAGCTATCTTAAAATGTATGAATCTATGTGCTACAACGTGAGCTATGATGTATGCTATGTGTGTGATGTGTGTATGAAATTGCTATTGATATGAGTAGTCACTTTGCAACCATGCCAAGACAGTTTTCTTGATTTTTATACACAAGtcacagtgtggcgccgatgtCATGGGTACCACACACAACAACATAATGGCCTGAAACATACTGTAAGAGAATTATCCAGATCCTTAGCGGTTTTGGCGAgcctgtttgtgtggcgccgatggcacACAAACatgctcgccaaaacggctaaggactaagcgtccggagcccctggatgttttcgacatatAAGTTTCAATGTGTGGCGTCGAtgtgaagggcgccacacatcctgccacgtcggctGGTCAGCGTCGACCACGCCACATTGGATGGATGAGTGGTGCCGCTCGCATGGACGTTACACagtgatgtgtggcgccgatgaaaGGGCCGCCACATAAAAAGGTTAGATGGGTAAAATTGTTTACGGAAGGATCAGTCTGTACTTTTCTTTCAGAAaaattatttttgtgtaaatcaccGAAACCACTCCTGGTCCTGGGACAAGTACGTTTTTGTTCTGTGAAACAAACAAGTCGTGATGGCTGTTGCCTGGTCACCCAGCGCGCGACGGCTCGGTCGCTCCCATGGATAAGCGGCGGGTGCGATGGACGTGGGCCCGAAACCGAACAAGCCATCGATGCATATCTGTTCGTCCAGGTACAGTGCCCCTGCTGCTTTCTTCATCAGACATCAGTGGGGCGAGCAATGACAAAACCAAAACCGCTCTTTAATTATGCTTAGCTTAGCCCGTGGAACCGGGGAAATGCTTGTCCAGATTCGTTCAGGCTTAACTGCCGCCAGCTGCGCTGTGGTACGGACAACCATATTGGGCATCGCTAGATCTTTACGAGTTGCTGGGATAGAAGTTGTACACTGGCTAGCTCTGTCCGATGGGTTTGCTTGCAGCACGTGTGCACGGGCTACGTGAAGTGAGGTACACTAGTGATCAGATTCTGCCTTATCCTCCCTCCTGATCTGGCCTACCCGTATTTCTCATGGTCCAATCATGCAAActcatgaaataaacaaaagtgtGCATGAGATAAGGGAGTGTCTACCTAGGTTGTCTCTGCGATTCTTGGACGATACTACAAGTCTAGCTACAATGCTTCAGTGGAAGTCCATCTCATGCGTTATTATGGATAGCGAGCAAATATAGCTCCATTTCGGTTGGCGCCAATAGGCTCCCGCGTTCCTACTTCTACTGCAAAAAGGATTTGTTTGTTCTGTTCGGAGGCTACCTACCCTCATATTTCCAACCAATTTGAGCTGTTTTATTACACCTATTTTTCTTTTCTAATGTTGCCATGTCTTCTCCAATAAATAGACAGGAGAGGAACACAAACCCTGATTTGTGTGCGAAAGAAAACATCTCAATCTTAAAATAAATCGAAGGACGTAATCTATGGCGTCACGTACGAGGCCATGTATGTAGTATTGTTAGAATACGTAGTTAATTGACCGGTGTTACTTGCTGTCAAAATCAAATTAGAGCATACcaagtttgatttttttttttgcttcagtgTTCCACCTTCCCCTGCTTCCAAACTTTGGCACCGGTAAACAACCGGTAAACAAAAGGATGGCTAGATTTTCTCGGGGCTAATTTACCCCTTCAAATTTGGTAGTGATGGGGTGGGGGTGCGGGACGACACCGGAGCACACCCGCCGAGTCCAAAGTCATGTCTGTACCCAATGGATGGTCACATCCGTGGATCCAATAATACCGAACATGGAAAGGGACGATAATGTGGTGATGATATGGCTAAGGTAGTTGAGACTTAATTTGCGGATCAAGGGACATCGATATGCTGACTTAGCCGTATTGCATGCAATTTGGCCACGATTAGTCAAACCACTTGCATTACGGGATAAGAAGGTGGTCGCTCACGGAGGAAAGCTagtcttgatgtagtcttgtactacctccgtttcaaggaataaggcgcacgcgtattctaagactaactttgaccataaaaattgagcaacaaaatcttgattatattatatgtaattagtaccgTTGGAtttgtattgaaaagcactttctaatgatgctaatttcatacaaacactcATTATATATTTAAAGCAATTCTTGGtcaaaaaacacgtaaaacgagaACGTCTTATTCCTTAAAACGGAGATCGTACCTTTTATTTCTCCCACTCACTTTGGTATCAGACAAAACGTCAACTATGATAAGTAAGATATTTAACGGGATGTAGCGACAAGATATACGTACAATGATTATGGATGGTTATCAATAAATCAGTTGAATAGTTCACCAAAAAAAAGACTCGTCATTGTAGAGTTGTAGCCAGTAGGAGTTGACTTTGTTGTACTCGATCAAGACTAAATACTTGCGTGTACCTCCTCGTATTGCTTCCATTGGCAGGGTTTGGGTCAATGGACCATGCACTGATACACAACAACTTATTTGTCGCGGAGGCTAGTGTGTGTTTTTCTTGTAATTTTATGGCGCGTATGTAACGAAATTCTTTTGGTGCCATACGAGGTCGAAACACAAAGAAAACCCGTCGAGCTCCACTAGCGTGTATAAGGCAAGTTGCGATCCAAATGTTGATTGTTACAAGAACATCTGGGGCTTGATATCTCGATGACACCGTGAGATACGCACTAGTGAAAAATGgtgcttttgcaccggttggtaagggccatatgcaccggatgctcaaccggtgcaaagcatccggtgcaaaaggttcccctcttttgcaccggttcagttgcgaaccggtgctaaagagggCATCACGTGGTGGCTGTCGGGCGCCCGAGCAAGaggatctttagcaccggttcgtgccgcgGCAGGAAAATGTCCCAAAACGCTACCGCGGTAGAACCCCGCTAACGtaaatttttttcgaattttttttcactcttttttttcttttttttttcagaatttctaatattttagttatttcacaagtttagtctctaactaccatTATCTCTAGTCTaattacttactcgtgctcagacttcccgctcggtcacacattctcccactactctagcactagcacgcttaaattTCAAGTTCCTTTtcatcccgcatccaagtgcttcgcgcgcatgtatgtgatactagtatcatatcaatcctattaacatatcggtcgatgtcatatttctttattgttcgaatttcaaataatttttttaataaaaagtaatgatataataataatcttgaataaataaataaacataaaATTTATAATTCTAattattttttattattttcaatttttataattttttgccAAAccgaaaacctaaaaatttgaaaaacttatAATTTGCAGagtgtaatctttatgcaggatgcaattattaattttaattttgaaaaataaaaaaatatataaaatcctaaattcctagaaaaaacaaaaatcttcctgctttcatattttaatttggaattttgagaatctaaaaattggctaaccgggtaaaccatggtgaattcggatgtaaatttttcccacgatgattttgatatattatacttttttccgacgtcgtatgcaaaagttaatgcggttttaccatttttcaaactttttttgcaaaaaaattaaaattgaaatttgttaattttccctaatagtaggttgcgtaacatacaggaatctcaaaagattttaatttttgaattttctatcattttcttttctattttacagtgttaaaaaggcgatccacagggGGGTGGAGGTGTgtggggagcagaaaaaccttttgcaccggttcgtgttacgaaccagtGCTAAAGGGTTCGCGGCTGACGCCAACCCTTTAGCACACCGGTGCTAAAGatcccgcacgaaccggtgctaaagggttcgCGGTTGACGccaaccctttagcaccggttcgtgttttgaaccggtgctaaaggtcccgcacgagccggtgctaatgccccctggacgtccagaccgcatgaaccggtgctaatgacctctTTAGcgccggttcgtgccaaatcccgTGCAAAATCTCTTTAGAGCAAAAAAgaaccaaagcccttgtttctactagtgacgCCAACACCATTAGATCGATTGGCGCCTCTATACTGGAAACATTTTGTATCTGCTTCTTTTCGAGTTGCTATATTATGTATCTGCTTCTTTTCGAGTTGCTATATTACGGTAGGGTGCGACGTGCGATTCCCACCTACCAAACCGAtggttaagagcatctccagtcgcctcccccaaaccgtcccccaaagggatttggggcgcgccggacagaaaatgcgttccagccgcgtcccccaaagccctttttgtCCGGGCGCGCCCTATAcgatgtccggcgccccgagcccgtccccgtcccacaggggacgctccggggacgccggacacaacgaaaagcgaggcgggctcccacatgtcggcgactatttgcataaaccgttggttcgcgcctcttttctcgtcgctccttccttcccgcgcctcccaccccaccgccgccgctggatttcccggccgtttgggcgtctgatctgTGCTGCGAGTcagcaccgttgtcgcggctggggctcccgccggtcgtgccgccgccgcgtAGCCAGCGcctcccagaacgcgccgtcaaatccgccccacctccgcgcacagaaggtgctcgacgacttgccaggtaggcgcgattggtcgctgtttgttgcgtcgtctgcctcggcgcaattttaaccattgattttgctttagccatggacagcgacgatgagatggttgccctgctgctggaggacgagcaagcgttcgacgacgacctgcgggagcatttgctgatcatcgcgtccctccaggacatgcttgacgctgaggtggagaagaggaagaggccgcgccgcggaggatcaaggccgggaagaaggaagtcgaagccccggcagaggatggaggggcatgccatgctgcagaacgactacttcgccgacggggcaacacatgccgacaattttcggcgccggtacaggatgagcaagggcctgttcatgaatatcctccagggcgttcgagagttcgacccctacttcaagctcaaggtcgacgttgtaggcgttctcgggttctcatccattcagaagtgcaccgccgccatgaggatgcttgcatacggagcacctaccgatacacaggacgactaccttcgcatgagtgagtctactgccattgagtgcatgtacaagttttgccgagctgtggtgggaaagtttggcaaatactacttgagagcgccaactgaggaagagactgcaaggatcatggcacaaaatgctgccagaggatttcctggaatgcttggaagcatcgattgcatgcactgggcatggaagaactgcctgtttgcttggcaaggtatatacaaagggcgtcatggatattgcagtgtggtgcttgaagctgtggcagattatgacctgtggatttggcattctttctttggcatggcgggatcacacaatgacatcaacgtgttgcagcggtctccggtgttcagcagactagtggaagggcatgctccaccatgcaactatgagatcaatggccacctaccaaaggctattatctagccgatggtatatatccaaaatgggccacttttgtcaaaacaatatcgaatccatcaggtctgaagaattctcactttgctacacgacaggaggcttgcaggaaggatgtcgagcgggcatttggtgtgcttcaagcacaatttgcc
Coding sequences within it:
- the LOC139837913 gene encoding uncharacterized protein codes for the protein MSGAPSPSPSHRGRSGDAGHNEKRGGLPHVGDYLHKPLVRASFLVAPSFPRLPPHRRRWISRPFGRLICAASQHRCRGWGSRRSCRRRVASASQNAPSNPPHLRAQKVLDDLPAMDSDDEMVALLLEDEQAFDDDLREHLLIIASLQDMLDAEVEKRKRPRRGGSRPGRRKSKPRQRMEGHAMLQNDYFADGATHADNFRRRYRMSKGLFMNILQGVREFDPYFKLKVDVLLPV